Proteins found in one Amycolatopsis aidingensis genomic segment:
- a CDS encoding HPF/RaiA family ribosome-associated protein → MNTTPEDPAVIDQRLHLATGFHASERDWVAQRLAALGSRLRSFPDGQVTLDISLKDRDGADQQVTLECWISRTPRLHLVATSSEQELSVALNEVRNDLIRQVDDAKTRTEPRNNRALRRTPTLPEIG, encoded by the coding sequence GTGAACACAACTCCGGAAGATCCAGCCGTGATCGACCAGCGGCTACACCTCGCCACCGGCTTTCACGCATCCGAACGCGACTGGGTCGCCCAACGCCTGGCCGCACTCGGTTCGAGGCTGCGGTCCTTTCCCGACGGACAGGTCACCCTGGACATCAGCCTCAAGGACCGGGACGGCGCCGACCAGCAGGTCACGCTGGAGTGCTGGATCAGTCGCACGCCCCGGCTGCACTTGGTGGCCACCTCTTCGGAGCAGGAGTTGTCGGTGGCGCTCAACGAGGTCCGCAACGACTTGATCCGTCAGGTCGACGACGCCAAGACCCGCACCGAACCGCGCAACAACCGCGCCTTGCGGCGTACCCCGACCTTGCCGGAGATCGGATAG